TGAATGAAAGTGATTCTTGTTTAATTATTCTTTTGCGGGTGCTTTGGCATCAAGGGGTCGGCGGCTACTTTGGCGATTTAACTACGTACGAGCGGCGACTGTGGCGAAGCACAAACGGTTGTGAAGGTAGTTTGGAGTCGTGCAAAAGGGTAAAACCTCCGTAAGAAGCCTTTTTGAGACGCAGTAGGAATTAATCTACCACCAGCCAAATGCCGTTTGTCACCTTTTTAAGCCACTTTTAGGGGAAATAAACACCAAGTGAAGGATTTTAATTCAGTCTTTCAAAACAGGTGCTAAAATTCAGGAAAAGAAACCTCTGATCTGCTGAAATATCCCGCAACATAAGgtgcacattttgtttatgagGAATATTTGTGATggggaaacaaagaaaatattggAATTAAATAAACACACCAGCTCTGACAACACTACTCTAAGTGGAAAGGGAATCCAGTTTGAAAGTTTTACTTTTGAACATACGTGTCTCATTTAAGGAACTGCTTTCAGGTCTGGTGAATAATCACGTAAGGGAATGGTTGCATCTTAAAAACTGTTCCCAGTCAGATTAAATAATGCAGTGATCGGTCTGGTTTATTGTAGATAtcatggaaatgtttttaatggtgaaataaaatattttatgttttaatatacATTTGGTGATGCACATTTTGGCCTCCCAACTATAGCTTTTTAATAATATAACTTTATCCTCATTTCGGCAaaggaacaaaacaaatcacataATTAATAATTTGTTAGATTTATTATAACATACATgggagtttttttctttctttcaaatgAAAGCACAAGGACAAATTCCTTGTATACAACAAAGATAAAAGTGCACATGGAGGTGAAGTGGCAGTTACAGTTTATATAACTAtgttaaaagcattttaagaAATGTGCAAATAACGGAGTCAAAGTAAAAATTTAGCTTTTTTCTGTAGATTTACATAATGAATATTAAATTTAGCAAAATTAGAAATGCACAGTTAAAAATTTAAAAGTATGTTGTTGCCTAAGATGCCACATGGTACCAAAATAATATAAACTGTTCAATAATATGGTTgctgataaagaaaacacaagttaTTCCTAAAAAGTCCCACAGAAAGGCATAAAATTGAAAGTCTCGCCGTTTCTCGCGAGATTGGCGTCGTCAGGAGCGTTTGATGACGATGGCGGGAAAACCCACCGTGGCGGGAAAAAGCAGCGTGGTCAACACAAGACAGATGGCGCTGTTGCGCAGTTCAGCGCtacaaattacattaaaatgcgCCACATACCATCAAATAAAATTATagtgacagaaaaaagcagGATGCAAATTAGCGTTTAGTGTTTAGATCTGATTTTTGCTCTCTTTTCTAAAATTGATTTAGTTGGAAAGACGCGAGAAGGTTTTGTCAGGTGTTATTGTGgttttaaataacatttgtttATTATAAAAGCTGATATGTGAAGACtcggagggggagggagaggaaaaagaagcacaggagggaggaaggaaaggaggagagagggggggctGAGGACTTAATTATAACAGATTGGTGTATGCGTGGTTGTGAGTGTGGCGTAAAGccaaattacattaaattttttaataatttaccGTATTTTAACCGAGTGCTTGCTTGTTGAGGCCATTGCGTGGCTTGTTTTTACATGGGTCCTCAGTGAAAAAGGCCTCTGTGGTGCAATTAAAagggaagcagcagcagcagcagcatctcgtAGTGGTGTGTGGATCTCAGCAGGCGTGGAAAGAAAGTGCGTTATTGTTAGTTGAcactgatcatcatcatcatcatcatcatccggCCTGCTGAGCAGCGAAGCCGGGAGCTGGAGTTTGCAACACAGGACGCACTATGGCGGTAAACCTGGACAAGGAAGCGTACTACCGCCGGATCAAGAGATTATACAGCAACTGGAAggtaaaaataatgatttggAGCATGTGTTGGAGCTAAGGTGTCCGCTGTGGTTGATTTTAACGCGGACAAAGTGAGCTGCAGGGAGATGCCAGCCGCTAAGTTAGCCgcgttttttttctcctgccgAGCGAGTTGACTCTGTTGTCGGCGTGAGGGGTGATGTTACCCGGCCCGCAGTCACAGCCGACACCCGGGCTTTACAGGCCTTTGCGTGCACCTTTCGACAAGCTTTATCAGCTCAGTAACTCCACTCCAACTGGACGGTGTTTTGGATTGGATTATTTTGTGTCCCCAGTATCGCACATCACACAAACTAGCTAACTCATGTTAGCACACGAATCATCCCATTCACCACGTTAGCTAGCCTGCTAGCTAGTAACTTTGCCACCGAGCTAACTTACTAGCCAGTCAGCTAAGCTCGTAACAAACTAACGTCCGTTAATTTGACGATTAAATCGCGTTAAAGTGATCACAGAAACATAAACTACCACGCAGGTGTGCTTGACACTTGTCTTTTAAACGCCACTGCTAGTTTACACTCGTAACGCTCgctacatgctaatgttagctggcTAATTAGCATCAGAATAACGCCAGCATCACAGTAAGGTTAACATGTGCAGGATGCCTGCGTGTTCCGGAAATTACTTTTTACATAAAGCctgaaatgtttgaatttacTTTTCGTAAGCTAgttgcaactttttttttaatgtattgaGCCCATTTGTAGAAGTTGTAACTTGATGTTTCTTGgtgagcttttgttttttctcttgatGTTGAGGCTCAACCACGCAGATGGTGCAGTCTGACAAACAGCTCTCATGCAGCTATTCAAGAGTCCTTCATGTGCATCGTAACTGGCTTTTAAAGACTTAAATACAGCTTTGTGAGACTGTCAGTCCCCTCTGTGGGCTGCCTGGTGATGCAGCATCTGTTGCTGATGAAGCCCTCACTTTTACAAATCAACTTTCCAGTGatgctttcaaaaaaaaaaagctaccaGGGTTGTTCATGCAACTACTGAAACTAACACTCTTTGTCTACCAGACGTCTCCTAAAGAATTATCGCACATGAAGTAGAAGCCCCCTCTAATGTGGTCTTGTAATCTGTTCTTTCACGCATAACTTTAAATTCTCTGTTTCtatctttttatgttttttccagAAAGGAGAAGATGAGTTTGGCAAAGTCGATGCCATTGTGGTGTCTGTGGGAGTGGACGAGGAAATCGTGTACGCCAAATCCACAGCCATACAGGTGAGGGCACGCCTCGGCCACAGCAGCGTGACCGCAAATCTCAGGATGCACTGCTTccctaacttttttttttttctttctttctattcaGACGTGGCTGTTTGGCTACGAGTTGACGGACACCATCATGGTGTTTTGCGACACCAAAATCATCTTCCTCGCCAGCAAGAAAAAGGTGGATTTCCTCAAACAGGTGGCCATAACTAAAGGCAATGAGAACGCCAACGGTTTGCCGCCCATCACCCTGCTCACCAGAGAAAAGGTAACCTGTGATGGTCGAATACGCACTCTTTTGCACAGTTACCTGCACACTTGACTGAAAGATCTGTTTTAGTCATCAGTCCGTGACACAAGATTTAACACTTCCTCTTTTGTGGTTTATTCAGCAAGATTTTGTTGGTTCTATAatctttcttttactttgtgttCTTATGAATAATcgtaaaatcatttttttttttttctatcagaATGAAAGCAACAAGGCCAACTTTGACAAGATGATCGAGGCAATCAGAGGCAGCAAAGAAGGAAAGACGGTGGGAATTTTCAGCAAGGACAAATTCCCCGGAGAGTACATGAAGAGCTGGAACGACACAATCACCGCCGAGGGGCTGGAGAAGGTAAAGGGCGATCCAAAATGAAAGCTGGATCGCGGGGAAGGTGTCCGGTATCTCTTTTTCCAACACTGCATCATGTCCTGTCTGCAGGTGGACATCAGCGCCGTGGTCGCCTACACAATGGCGGTGAAGGAAGACGGGGAGCTGAGCCTGATGAAGAAGGCAGCGGCCATCACCAGTGAGGTTTACTCCAAGTTCTTCAAGGAGCGCGTCATGGAGATCGTCGACGCAGATGAGGTGAGATGGAACAATGGATTCACGTCAGAGGGCTGATTCTTAGCAGTGATTTTCTGGACTAATAATTATTCATGCTGGAGTTTATAGCGTTTTTGCGGGGTCTTTTATCTGAACGTCTTTTATAGTCTAAGAGTTGGCTCTCGTCTTTCTCTCCTCTACTCGTGTTTGCTTTCAGTTACTAAAATTGatataaaacatgatgacaCGAAAGCTTAATCGATAACAGGAGAAATGTTGGTATTCAGTCTGTGTTTGATCACACTTGTGGTGCTTTTATGTcatataattaaaatgtaatttagagCAACCAAGTTGGAAAACAGTCCAGGTTGCCCTCCGACTTGCAATTCCATGTGGCAGATATTGGGAGTTTCTTTCAGCAACAACATGCATGAACACCCCTACGATGGAATAACAGGAGGATTTCCTGTTCTTCCCATTCTGAATGCAGCATTAATACCGTGTTACCATATCTTAATGAGCCTTTTTTGTTGAGTTATGATTAATtaatgacctttttttttctacaagcAATTGGTGGAATTCAACATGAACGTGAGCCGTGCTGTGATAAACATCCTGTGTTACAAGCAGATTAGTCAACAAGGGTTTAAGGGCTCGTACTTTCTCCAGCAGAACAGTTCAAACCTCGTTTTAGTTTTTTGTCTAAAATGTCCGCTCGATGTAAATATCCAGAAGCTTGTGCTGAACCATTCCCATGTCGGTTTCCCCTCCTCAACAGAAAGTACGTCACAGCAAGCTGGCAGAGTCGGTGGAGAAGGCCATCGAGGAGAAGAAGTACCTCGGTGGTGCAGATCCATCCACAGTGGAGATGTGTTACCCTCCCATCATCCAGAGCGGAGGGAACTACAGCCTCAAGTTCAGCGTCGTCAGGTAGCTCCCACCACCTCAACCACCAACGGCGACAAAGCTGTTGGTAACTTTATAGAAAGTTACTTGTTACTTTTGGGGGGgaaattactttaaaatatATGGTTCCAACTAATGATTCATCCATTCATGATTTTGTTCGGTCTATTAAATGTCAAAAGCATATCAGAATCTCCTAAaacccaaggtgacatcttcagaAATAGTTAAAAACCCCAAAATAGTCGGTTTATTATCATAtaaggaaatgaaaagcataAAATCGTCACAGTTGAGAATGTGGAACTGGTATTTTCCCttagaaatgaatggagtgaATGACCGCTTCACCTTTCTTAAGTTGTAGAACAAATGAGTAGTTTTATGTTTTGGACGTAAGGACTGGAAGCGGGGGGCAATCAGAGACGGGAAAGGCACTCTTACACCATCATAAATGTTTACTTCGATGATTATTTTAACCAAAGCTGATCCTCTTCTCTTCCAGCGATAAGAACCACATGCACTTCGGGGCCATCACGTGTGCCATGGGGATCCGCTACAAGTCGTACTGCTCAAACCTGGTGCGCACTCTCATGGTGGACCCCCCTCAGGAGATGCAGGACAACTATAACTTCCTGCTGCAAGTGGAAGAGGAGCTGCTCAAACAGCTCAAACACGGTGAGTTCAGGAGCACGCCGGGAGTGTGGGAGCTTTGCGTACCTGTTAAATCCACAAAGTGTGATGCTGGCGGCTCAAAGCTTTGACTAAGCGTAGTGAAAAATGCCACAGACGCATTCACGATGCTTGTTTTGAACTgctgtttgattaaaaacaaaggCTCATTTTATATAAGtcatattttagaaaattaacacacaaatatttggctttttttgttttgaaaaatgagTAATTGCTGACTTACTGTCCTGTTGAATGACTAACATGCTTGCTGCACCTCCAGTGGGTAGCTACCATAAGCAAGCAGGCAAACATTTCCAAATGTGGGTAAAAAGGTTCAGTACTGAGCATATTCGTGTGTGCTGCTATgaaccttttctctctctctctccttcctcctcaggtGTAAAAATCTGCGACGCCTACAACGCTGTTCTGGAGTacatgaagaaagagaaggCAGACCTTGTAGCAAAGCTGACCAAAAACCTCGGGTAAATGTACACAAATGCAACCTTTTTCTACATCCTCGCGCGCATTCACACACTTGTTTCACGTCTCCATTTTGTTGTTCTTTGTAGCTTTGCAATGGGAATTGAGTTCAGAGAAGGCTCCTTGGTTTTGAACACTAAAAACCAGTACAAACTGAAAAAAGGTGAGCTTTACTGGTGATTAGTGCACTTGGATGCAAATGGGTTGAAATGCATTGATTTGGTTTTTATGCATaatcacaataaataaaaaattaataagtTAATTTGCGTCACTTGCAGGCATGGTGTTGAGTATCAGTTTGGGTTTCGCTGACCTCGTGAACAAAGACGGCaagaaggaggagcagaaaaagTACGCCTTATTTATCGGAGACACAGTACAGATCAATGAGGTAAGATGCTCGTTTCTTGCCGAGACACTTGAATGCAACTTCTTTTAATAAGAGCTGTTCAGAGGTCTTAATTTGTGTGCATAAATAATCATTTCAAGAGAagagcattttcttttctctttaaaccAAAAGTGCaacagtttaataaaaaaataaagaatcacAGCACTTAATTCTGTAACATTAATTGTAACCTGACGTGTTTCTGTAACAGGAAGAGGCCGCCACGATACTCACACCAGtcaagaaaaagataaaaaatgtggGAATCTTCTTGAAGGTAGGTGTCTTTGCTCATTTTGTTTATGAATGAGGTGGTTCTGTGCACTGAAATACTGGAAGGAcgggcttttaatttgaaataggTACAGGAAGTATTGAGTATATATATCAGAAAACATGTAGGCTTCATCCTGAAATATGGGAAATGGATATAATGGCCTGTCTCTAATTTAAGCCGGTTTCAAATAAAGGCACCCTCTGCGGTTATTAGACTAAACTATTAGAGTTAACAGTACTTAATTGATAATTGCATTCCAGTTGTCTTTGGTTAGAGGATTAGCCTGCTGCCTTTTTCGGAGCAGTAGAATAAGTTTAGAAAGATTAATCCTGTGCTGTAGCCTCACAACGATCAGCGACGCGTCTCTGCgtcttttttaacttttgactTGCTGAAACGCTCTCCGTCTTCTGTCTCGTGTTCTTCAGAACgacgatgaggaggatgaggaggaggacggggacGATGCTGAGGAGCTGCTGGGGAAGGGAGCTCGGAGTGCCGCGCTGCTCGCAGACAGAACCAGAGTAAGTGTGGATGGATGTGGTTATGTGACTGGTGATCAGTGTTAATGTGCCACCTTGAGTGTTAGTAACTAAgactgtgaatgtttttgtacTCTACCAGCTACTTGGGAAGgtaagtattgttttttttctaaaatctcATCAGTTGAACTGGTTAGCTTGTAAAAATCCACGTcctgatggggaaaaaaagttgttgttttattctttttatttgagtgagttgtttgtgtgtttttggtttccAACCATCTAAAGCATTTTAACACATGTCCACACTCTGCATGAATGTTAATTTCTTTTCcccattatttaaaaaaaaaaacaaaaaaaacaacccaacaaAAACAATCTTCCAgctggtgtctctgtgtgatcaCTCAGTTGTGTCTGTTGTCGAACAGAATGAGATGACGGCGGAGGAGAAGAGGCGGGCCCACCAGAAGGAGCTGGCCAATCATTTGAATGAAGAAGCCAAGCGTCGTCTGACGGAGCAGAAAGGAGAACAACAGATTCAGAAGTGAGTGCAAATTCTTACATGTCAGACATTTTGTGCAACCATATAGACGGGGTTGGCACAGGGTGCTTAAATTCAAATGTACTTATtgaaaaaatgtcaacaaaatcTGGTGTTTTATCAACACAATAactcatgtaaaccaaaaatttatttatttgaaatgaaacaatcgTGtcgtcatttttgttttgtctcctggCGTCTCACACCAGATAATAAAGGTCAAAACTTACAGTCAGAGTTAATATAAACGgctggtggggaaaaaaaccaaaTTGACAGTATACACCAATTGCTGTGGGCATAAAggaataattaattaaaactttattttttgcaaaTTGCGTTTATAGTAACAATGAAAATTTAGGATTAGGAATTTTGTTTTtggtacctttttttttaaaatgcttgaATTTTCCTCGTAAATCTGTACAAACCTTGTATGtacacatttttgtctttaactcgtATCAAAGGTTCATACAAAGTCTTGGAAGTTttgaaaaatgcttgattttaaacatgtttacaaGGTTTGGCAAAGAATTTGCATACACTTAAAGCAcatgatttttcaaaaataaattggCAGTATAAATTGATCTCTGTAGGTATAAAGGAGttctgtaaactttattttactCTTCAGAGCTGTCTGAACTCTGCCTCTCAGTGTGGAGAACCCATGCTGATGATTTGCTTGAACCTATTTTATTTGACTTGAGTCAATAAGTCTGTAATTGTGAATTAACAAGTGCACAAATGTTTCCTAAATGATGCCCCAAAAGAGCAGGAAGCAAACAGAGTCCTGGATTCATGCATTTAATTAAGTTTCTGTTCATTAATTGAATCcactctcttttcctctcagggCCAGAAAATCCAACGTGTCCTATAAGAACGTCTCTCAGATGCCCAGAGAAAAGGACATCAGAGACATGAAGATCTTCATCGACAAGAAGTACGAGACTGTCGTCATGCCCGTTTTTGGTATCGCCACGCCCTTCCACATCGCCACCATCAAGGTACACTGATGTCGTCCTCGACTGTTTGCCAGATTAGTGATTTTTACGCCTCCTGTGGGCGAGGACTATAGCCAGAGGCATTATGTCCACAGGTCTGTTTGGCTTCCACATTCTTGTGAACACGATGTCTCAGGAGCGCATTGAgggaatttaatttaataattagtCCCATTCAATGTTGGTGGTCAGATCACCatgacctcacaaaacacaagAATTCATACTTATTATGAGTGAAAAATAACACAGATGTCTAAGTGGATAAAATGAAGAGATGATTGTATATCCCAAAGGTCAGCTTCATCGTGACGTCGTAATATTCAGAAAAACCTCTTTTCTGGCCGTCTGATTTGATGCTAGAACTGAGGAACAGAGGGAATTTGCAACCGTATTTGATATGTGGCTGAACTGATGACTCAAATCTCAGGTTTGGACAGATGGAGGCTTTGCTAAATGCCCTTTTTGGGCCTCTGAGCTTCGGTAGTAATGGACAGTCTGCTGCGGCTGGGGGTGGAAGGACTCGGCCAGACATTTCTCCGTCACTGCGGTGTTTTGTTGTCTCGCTGCTGCCATTTTGCAAACgttttcagccatttttctGCTCGGCAGAGGCACCACTGACAGTCAGCTACCCATAGTGAGATGACGGAGATGGtacacatttccacattaagatataaatgtattataAGAATGTGCTGACgtaataaaaacaactaatgAGGATAAtaatggaagaaaaacaaatgaacaaaaaaaaatatatcagaaGTCGAATATTCAGAGAtcagacatggatgtaaactgcaactttaTTGGTTGGCAATAATTCTAGTtggttgttttttaaatgtacttaTTTTTGATAGGTGTTAGTAGattaaacctttttttatttagtgaCTGATGATCTTTTGTTGCCTTTCCCTGTCTAGAACATCAGTATGTCTGTAGAAGGAGACTACACCTACCTGAGGATCAACTTCTACGTCCCGGGCAGCTCTCTGGGACGACAGGAGGGAAATATCTTCCCCAACCCCGACGCCACATTTGTCAAAGAAATGTGAGTCTTAACCATCTGCAGAATGGCTAATCATCTTGAAGCAagttgtcttttcttttttcttttttttctcactcacaATTGTGCCATCCTTAAACTCCCTGCACATCTCCTCCCAGCACGTACCGAGCATCCAACCTGAAGGCTCCCGGCGACACGTCGGTGCCCTCCACCAACCTGCAGAACGCCTTCCGCATCATCAAGGAGGTGCAGAAGCGCTACAAGACGCGAGAGGCcgaagagaaggagaaggagggcaTCGTCAAGCAAGACTCGCTGGTCATCAACCTGAACCGCAGTAACCCCAAGCTCAAAGACCTTTACATCAGACCCAACATCGCACAGAAGAGGATGCAGGGCTCACTGGAGGCGCACACTAATGGTGAGAGAGcagaaatgatttattattgaGATAAATAGCAGCAATACAAATGGCATGCACTGTGATAAACCGTCatactgttttctctcttctccctccacaGGTTTCCGTTTCACGTCAGTCCGCGGTGATAAAGTGGACATTCTTTATAACAACATCAAACACGCCATCTTCCAGCCATGTGACGGGGAGATGATCATCGTACTGCACTTCCACCTCAAGGTGCGTTTTATTGGTTCAACACTGTCCATCGTACACATGACGCATTGATACCACTCTAATGTTGTATTTCAGTATGAAGCTGGAGCTCGTTAGCTgagcattaagactggaaaccaGCTCGACTACAGTTCACAAACTTGCACGTCATCACGCATCATGACTTGTGTAAAAATGACACTATGCGATCACATGAGTCATTTGCTgtgcttttgtatttttgggGGGGCACGTTTTGGTAAGTTCTCATTGTTGCCATGCAACCAGCAGGAAGTACTAACTActaatatgagaaaaaaagcaatctTCCCATCACAACTtgagattttgttacctttgggcTGAGCCAGGCTGGTGgtccgtttccagtctttaggCTAAGCTGAGCTAACTAGCTGCACCCTGTAGCTTgatgagagtggcatcaatccTCTCATGTAAAACTCAgcaagagagtgaatatttatttcagtttgtccGGCGCACTTTCCCTCCAGAACGCCATCATGTTTGGTAAGAGACGCCACACAGACGTCCAGTTCTACACGGAGGTCGGGGAGATCACCACAGACTTGGGCAAACACCAACACAT
The sequence above is a segment of the Pempheris klunzingeri isolate RE-2024b chromosome 23, fPemKlu1.hap1, whole genome shotgun sequence genome. Coding sequences within it:
- the supt16h gene encoding FACT complex subunit SPT16, producing the protein MAVNLDKEAYYRRIKRLYSNWKKGEDEFGKVDAIVVSVGVDEEIVYAKSTAIQTWLFGYELTDTIMVFCDTKIIFLASKKKVDFLKQVAITKGNENANGLPPITLLTREKNESNKANFDKMIEAIRGSKEGKTVGIFSKDKFPGEYMKSWNDTITAEGLEKVDISAVVAYTMAVKEDGELSLMKKAAAITSEVYSKFFKERVMEIVDADEKVRHSKLAESVEKAIEEKKYLGGADPSTVEMCYPPIIQSGGNYSLKFSVVSDKNHMHFGAITCAMGIRYKSYCSNLVRTLMVDPPQEMQDNYNFLLQVEEELLKQLKHGVKICDAYNAVLEYMKKEKADLVAKLTKNLGFAMGIEFREGSLVLNTKNQYKLKKGMVLSISLGFADLVNKDGKKEEQKKYALFIGDTVQINEEEAATILTPVKKKIKNVGIFLKNDDEEDEEEDGDDAEELLGKGARSAALLADRTRNEMTAEEKRRAHQKELANHLNEEAKRRLTEQKGEQQIQKARKSNVSYKNVSQMPREKDIRDMKIFIDKKYETVVMPVFGIATPFHIATIKNISMSVEGDYTYLRINFYVPGSSLGRQEGNIFPNPDATFVKEITYRASNLKAPGDTSVPSTNLQNAFRIIKEVQKRYKTREAEEKEKEGIVKQDSLVINLNRSNPKLKDLYIRPNIAQKRMQGSLEAHTNGFRFTSVRGDKVDILYNNIKHAIFQPCDGEMIIVLHFHLKNAIMFGKRRHTDVQFYTEVGEITTDLGKHQHMHDRDDLYAEQMEREMRHKLKSAFKNFIEKVETLTKEELEFEVPFRDLGFQGAPYRSTCLLQPTSSSLVNVTEWPPFVVTLDEVELVHFERVQFHLKNFDVVIVYKDYNKKVTMINAVPVNSLDPIKEWLNSCDIKYTEGVQSLNWTKIMKTIVDDPEGFFEQGGWSFLDPESEGSGGEEDSESEMEDETFNPSADEEEEEEEDSDEDYSSETEDSDYSASVGSEEESGKDWDELEEEARKADRESHYEDEDTSNNNNNKKRKVRSAAPPSKKKRRS